AAGGATTCATAAATAACTACGGTCAAAATACTATCAAAATTACCCAATCGCAGGTTATATAATACATTTCCCATATACCAACAACTGGATGATCCACAAATCATTGCAGGGCACTTCATGTGGTATCTCTTAGATATCGTTTTATTATCCTTTACCTCTCAATGTGGACAACCTTCTTTTAGCGCCACCACTAAACCAGTATTTTTTTCTCCATTAAAAAATTCTCATTTGCTGCACATTTTTTCTCATTTCGTGCATATTGTTTGACAAAAAGATTTTACAACTTTGAAATTGATAATCGCTGAATGTTTCGGGTGCGTACGGCCTGGCACTGTTCAGTAATCTCTCATTTTTAAATTGTTTTTTATGGCAAAATCAAATGAAAATGTGGTTCTGCATGGAACACATGGTACGCTTGCGAAACAATTGGTGATTCGTCAGCGTTATGGCCAGTCTATTTTGAGTAAACGCCCTAATCATGTAAAAGGCAGGGTAACGCCGGGGCAACAGGCAGTAAGGGATCGTTTCCTGAGTGCTTCCTTATATGCCAAAGCGGTGATGGCTAATCCTGATCAGCTGGCGGTGTACCGCGCTGCTGCAAAGAATGGGCTATCGGCCTATAACCTGGCGATGGCAGATGCGCTGCGGGCTCCGGAAATCAAGGATGTGAATACCGCTACCTATACAGGAAAAACCGGTGAACCTATCCTTATCCGGGCAATAGATGATTTCAAAGTAAAGGAAGTGACGGTAGCTATATACAGCGCGGATAATCAACTGGTGGAAACGGGCAATGCTGTACTGCAAGCCAACGGTCTTGATTGGCTTTATACTGCTACTAAGGATCTGGTTTCACTTACCGGATCTAAGGTGAAAGTACAGGCATCTGATCTGCCGGGTAATGCTACTTCGAAAGAGATAGTGTTATAAGGCGTTTGCTGATCACCCCCGGGAGCATTTTCAAGGATGTTCCCGGGATTTTTATTTATGATAGTGAGCAGGTGTGAAACCGGTGAAATTCCTGAAGGCCCTGATGAACCCTGATACCGTATTATAGCCTACTTCATAAGCAATCTGGCGGATATCCGATTGCTGTTGTAATAGTAGCTTAGCCCGCTCCATCCTGGCCTGCAACAGCCATTCCTGTATACTAACACCGTAGACTAAACGAAAGCCTTCTGCCATTTTCCGTGGATGGAGGTGCACTTGCCTGGCTATCTCCCTAAAAAATATCTGTTCATGCAGAATATTGATCAGCTTAGTACTGACGGTTTGTACCGATTGTATTTCGTCGGGCGTAAAATGATACTTTGTATTGACCTCTTTGGGTATGTCACTAAAGGTATCCAGATACAGGAGTAGCAAGTCGTAGATCCGGGCGCGCAGGAAAATATCACGTTGGGCATCTTCCATATCACAACTAAAAATGCGCTCCAACACCATTTTTACTTTTGGCGTAATAGTGGCTCCTTTTTGTTGCAGCCCACTCCTGCTGTTCTGCAATACATTTTTTAATACCTGCTGGATGGCTTCATTGCTTAGCCCTTCTATGTGTTCGGTATGCAGGTTCACCTGGAAGATGGCTGTTGTTCCTTCCGGGATATCTGCCATATAACTACCGGCAGGGATGTAATACAGGTGATAGATACCGCCTTTTATCTCTGTTTCTCCCAAACCATTTAAACCGAAATTCAGGCCTCCCTGTATGGCGTAACTTAAGGTGATCATGGGTTCGGGGATCACCACCTCCAGGCGTATGGCTTGTTGCATACGGAAGATGTGCTGGTAAATGGTGTACATAGTGGCACTTGTTTGCTGCAGGTGCATTTCTCCGAAAGGGCCGGTTATATTGGTGGTATCCAGAAAAGGTAACAGGTCCGGTGTTTCGGAGGATGGAGAGGATATGGTAATGGATGTTTGCCTTTGCAAGTGTTTCGGTAATATGAATTCCATGACTTTTGGGTTATTAGGGTGAACGGGGGTTACAATTGTTACGGGGCTAATGATGTGCTACGTGTACTAATTTAAGGAATTTTTGGGGAAAAGTGGATTTATTAGGGAAGGTTTCCTAACTATAAGACAAGATTAAAATATTCCAGCCAAAGAAAACGTCTTACAAGTGTAAGCAATCAGGCTGGCGTTAAATCTAATGGCCGTGGTTATCTCCGGCATTCATTTGCTTTAGGAGCACTCGCAATAAATCGGTGCATTTTATTTTTTAGTCCAGGATGGCCGTGCCAGTACAGATTGTAATTTCGATTTGGTCACGAATGCGTCTATGACAGCCAGTACATGTAGTTTATCTTCCGGAGACAATAGGTCAAACTGCTGTAGCTGGCTCTTCTCCTCGTTTGAAATAGCCCCGCCTTCCGGCAATGCGCCAGTAACTAGGTAGTCTATCGATGTTCCCAGTACTTCTGCAATCTTTGCGGCTACCTCGATAGATGGTGTTATGAAATCTCTTTCATATTTACTCACAATGTTTCCGCTGGTGCCTATCTGCGCAGCCAGTTCCGTTTGGGTAAGATTCTTCTGTTTTCTTACAATAGTTACCCTTTGTCCGAATGTCATAGTTTGATTAGTTGATTGGGTTAATTCAATTCAGCCCCCAATCTAAGGAGAAGCAATAATACCACAATCATATTTAAAACATTAGCAATACAATATTTATCCAATAGATATAATTACACACCAAAAAGCACAACTAAACTACATCTTTAAGAATAAAAATTCACTTATATGTACATTTATAATAAATAAGCACAGCTATGAAAAATAGGAAATTGAAAACTAGATTTATTACGGTTAAGCAACTCCATCAGGGACGGACCTATGAGAGTAAATCCGTTTCCTGCATTCAACTTGCAGGTGTATGGCTCCAGGAAGCCGGTTTTATTGTCGGTGACCGGGTTAATGTTCATGTACGACGTAACCGTCTTGTAATTACCAACGAAGAGCGGCAAGTTATACCTCTCCCACCAGAACCAACCCCAGGTAAACGGAAAATGCAACGGATCAGTCGCCTCCTTGCTGCTGTTAACCTTGACATGGAATAGACCAAACTTTTTGTTAACCTAAACAGTCAGCCGGTGAATTTTAAATATACTGTAAACATTGATCGTATCGGACAGTATAATTTTATAAATTCGTATTTAGGGTTGTTTCTTAATAAAGATATGGACCCCGAACGAAATATTAAAACCATAAGACCATGAAAAAACGTAAAGAGTACGACGCGGTCGCCGAAGTAAGAAAAATCAGGGAAGAATTAAGCCTGAAGTACTGGGGCAATCATGATTTATTATTTGAAAGATTTAAAAGAAGCCAGGAAAAAGTTTCACCTGGAACAAGAAGCGCTACAAAAGCGTTAACTCCCTCCCATTCTTCCTTTCCCAAATTCATAAGAGTACTAGTATAGGTTTGCCTACGCAATAGAGAGATAGTCTTTCGTTGTAGTGGTAGGCTTTAATTTCCTTATTACCTGTTCTGGTAATGGGCATGCTGTACCTTTTTGCAGCCTATACCGAGGGGGAATGTTGCACTCCGGAGGTAGCCGGGTAGGAATGGACTATTTGTTCCAATGGAGGACATAAAAAGGCCCGGGGCGCTCCCGTGCCTTTTTACTTAAGGCATAAGCTTAATACAGCTCACAGTTGCAAAGTACAGCATGACTACCTGGCGGCAGGCCAGCTCCGGAAACTCTTGGGCGACTGCCTGTTGCTCGCGTGTGGTGAGAAGACGACTGGCGCCATTGGCGCAGTTGTAGATGGCCCAATAGGTAACAAACTTTTTGATGTAATACATAAAACGTAGGTTTAAAAGGTTGGTTAAACAATGGCTGCCAGAGGGCAGCTTTTAAAAGAAAAAAGAGAAAAAAAGAGAGCCATCTCCCCAGCCGGTACAGGGGAATTTTCCAAAAAAACAACGGATAAATGCGTGGGTTACTACAGCTGATGGCTTGATGCCGCTGGTGCAGGATCAAAAGTTGAGAATATGTTATGTCGCTTTATGCCGTTTTTTTTTGGGGAAAATTCTTCCTGTACTGGCTATCTTTGCGGCTTTTTTTTCTCTTTTTCTTTTAAATGGTGGTCTCCTCTATAACTGAGTTTACAGTTGATAAATTAAAACTGGCATCTACCTATTTAAAAGAAAGCTTTTATATGGAGAGCGAGAATATGCTCAAATTGGCAAGTAAATTTTTCTTAAATAGAATTTCAATAGCAAATTATTTTATTCAAAGTGCAATTGTCCATCATGCAAAGATGCAACCCGATGGGTAGTGAGGGATTGTAAAGGATAAAAATCGTAGTTGCAAACTATAGAGTACATCAACAATCCATAGTTATCGCTGTCTTAGTTGAAATAGTTTGGATTTAATCCTACAGCCGGCTCAAAGTAGTTAAGGCTTGACCTGACGATCGTTTTGAATCTTTATTCCTTTTGGAATGCCCTTATACAAACCCCAAGGGTATTCCAAAAGAAATAAATGATTTAGAGTTCATCTGACGACCTTACAGTATATGTTAAATAGAAATCGCAAGATCAAATAGTAGCAATTGCATCTTAGTAATTCCAGATATATGGATCATCCCAGAACCTAACATCATCAAGATTATATTTTAGGTTACTGCTGCCTGTTCCTTTGAATTTTTTGAAATAAATCAACCTGATATCTCTGGAAATTTCTTTTAAATTACTGTACAATTCGAGATTATAATAGGGCATCCATCTAATGGATGTAATGATACTATCTTTTGAAAGGTACGCGACAAAACAATTGGCATCATAAGGGCGCTTCCCGTCGCTGCCATCATTTTCCACAATAATAAAAAAACTAACCTTATTTCTGGAAGGACTATATAGAATCGTATCTACGATAACCCTGGTTGTAGCATTAGTCCTTCTGGTATAATAGGGCCCTGCCTTTTGTAGAATAAGACGTTTTACCGAATCTGCAATCTGCGCTCTGTGTAGGGCATAAAGCGCGCCAGGTACGGTGGTATTATTCCGGTATTGTTTCGGCGTATTGCTTGTCCTACAGGCAATTATGAAACAACATAGTATGATTGAAATTATGCTTGTATTTTTCACCATATTCATTTTTTCTGTAGGTCCCATGATCCAGTTTCTGCATTCCATAAATATGTTCCTTCTTGAAGAGACTGTATATTATCAAAAAAGGAAAAGATGGTATGAGCTCCAATAGTAGTTGATTCACGATAGTCAATGTCTCCCTTCTCTCTTTTATTTGCAAGCCATCCAGTAAGACTTCCATGTCCCTTGTGAAGGAATTCTTGTTTTTTAGTCTTACCATCATTCTCAATTTTGTTCCCCTGAAATGGGTCAAAATCCGCAACTAAGGTAATTTTCACTTGCCTCTTTAACTCCGGATGTTCATCCAAATATTTCTTTATACCCGCTATATATCCATCTCCATATACCCCTCCCATGCTATGAGTCATAACCTTTATTGTTTCATCAATTACTCCATCCGTCCTATGTAGACTTTCAATAATATCAGGAGCATCTGTATATCCTTGCTCCTTTCCTGCCATTCGGCGGCTGTTTGGTCCAATCCCATGATGCCCATCTACGTACCTTCGATGATTGTCTCCCAATTTCTCTGAAACTTCTAAATCAAAAGCTTTACCTGTTTGTATTGCCTCATAGTGATAATCCCCTGTATCAAAAGGCCAGTAGGGAGAATTGGATGGCTGACGATCGTAAACTCTTCTCATTTCGTATTCTCTCCAATACCACTGAGAGCCTTTTTCCCTACCTGTGAGGGTAAACCCATTTACAAAAATGATAAGATTCCCATTTGGATCAATTGCGTTAACCGGAGTATTGGCTGCATATGCATATGGTGTCAGATTCTTATATAATTCCGCCTTATTGTCAATCACGTGCCATCTACCTATTTGTGCA
The genomic region above belongs to Chitinophaga sp. 180180018-3 and contains:
- a CDS encoding AraC family transcriptional regulator; its protein translation is MEFILPKHLQRQTSITISSPSSETPDLLPFLDTTNITGPFGEMHLQQTSATMYTIYQHIFRMQQAIRLEVVIPEPMITLSYAIQGGLNFGLNGLGETEIKGGIYHLYYIPAGSYMADIPEGTTAIFQVNLHTEHIEGLSNEAIQQVLKNVLQNSRSGLQQKGATITPKVKMVLERIFSCDMEDAQRDIFLRARIYDLLLLYLDTFSDIPKEVNTKYHFTPDEIQSVQTVSTKLINILHEQIFFREIARQVHLHPRKMAEGFRLVYGVSIQEWLLQARMERAKLLLQQQSDIRQIAYEVGYNTVSGFIRAFRNFTGFTPAHYHK
- a CDS encoding helix-turn-helix transcriptional regulator, producing MTFGQRVTIVRKQKNLTQTELAAQIGTSGNIVSKYERDFITPSIEVAAKIAEVLGTSIDYLVTGALPEGGAISNEEKSQLQQFDLLSPEDKLHVLAVIDAFVTKSKLQSVLARPSWTKK